The Geothrix sp. genome has a window encoding:
- a CDS encoding zinc-dependent metalloprotease, which yields MYLPQRLSALLPLLCLSLAAQTAPNGGKAATPAPAAAPAPGALKPFAEVVKEAKEHKGLFTLWTKDEKVWIEVKPEQLDMPFFFAISSTRGTGERGIYGGMMDDSHLVSFRRVGNSLQLLAKNTTFTAPEGSPAARAVAEGFSDSLLSSAPVLSQPHPERKSFLVEANALLLKDIPMGATRLEATYRQPYGFDASNSFFEKVRSSEDQAAFRVQAHYALSRIMLPPIQMPGAPPMPFVPPPGTLEDIRSLFLGWHFSFAKLPEQPMAPRLADDRLGYFATTRWDFGDDTRVDPKVHYIHRWRLEKKDPAAALSEPKQPIVFWLDRNIPEKYRPAITEGVLAWNQAFEEQGFKNAVQVKVQPADADWDTHDARHASLRWLTGTDIGFAIGPSQVDPRTGEILDADIGIGEVWARGSRTEARETLPPKAQDAFLSRHDHSLCTYAAEAHQEMGFALDLLETRGEITPGSPEEDAYVAAVLKDVITHEVGHTLGLRHNFRASTIYSMEQISNPEFTKTHGLTGSVMDYNALNLALKGQRQGEYVMSTLGPYDHWAIEYGYKPLAASEEKGALAKIAARSSEPQLAYGTDEEALGFMGLEGMDPEVNRRDLGSDPLAFYQKRLSLSKELWERLQAKTFRDGEEYQPLRRGLLRALGQVGLSANLSAKYIGGVVHLRDHAGTGRAPITPVPAARQRQALKLLETGIFSVDAFRFKPEFLSRLTTDRFGGPLNADPSPAQWVLRTQAQVLAQLFQPAVAQRVLDAPDKLANPKEAFRLSELYDALQSAIWTELKSGREVSVMRRNLQREHLRQLSAQVLRANPLTPADARALAREALRALQPSLKAAPTKAGFSKETKAHFADCLAIIDESLKAGLQRMTL from the coding sequence ATGTACCTGCCCCAGCGCCTATCCGCGCTCCTGCCCCTGCTGTGCCTGAGCCTGGCCGCCCAGACGGCTCCCAACGGAGGCAAGGCCGCCACACCGGCGCCCGCCGCCGCACCGGCCCCCGGCGCCCTGAAGCCCTTCGCCGAGGTCGTGAAGGAGGCCAAGGAGCACAAGGGGCTCTTCACCCTCTGGACGAAGGACGAAAAGGTCTGGATCGAGGTGAAGCCCGAGCAGCTGGACATGCCCTTCTTCTTCGCCATCAGCAGCACCCGGGGCACCGGCGAGCGCGGCATCTACGGCGGCATGATGGATGACAGCCACCTGGTGAGCTTCCGCCGCGTGGGGAACAGCCTCCAGCTCCTGGCGAAGAACACGACCTTCACCGCGCCCGAGGGTTCTCCGGCAGCCCGGGCCGTGGCGGAGGGCTTCAGCGACAGCCTGCTGTCCAGCGCCCCGGTGCTGAGCCAGCCCCATCCCGAGCGGAAATCCTTCCTGGTGGAGGCCAACGCCCTGCTGCTGAAGGACATCCCCATGGGGGCCACGCGGCTGGAGGCCACCTACCGCCAGCCCTACGGATTCGACGCGTCCAACAGCTTCTTCGAGAAGGTCCGCAGCAGCGAGGACCAGGCCGCCTTCCGGGTCCAGGCCCACTACGCGCTCTCGCGCATCATGCTGCCGCCCATCCAGATGCCCGGGGCGCCCCCCATGCCCTTCGTGCCGCCCCCGGGCACGCTGGAGGACATCCGCAGCCTGTTCCTCGGTTGGCACTTCTCCTTCGCGAAGCTGCCGGAGCAGCCCATGGCCCCCCGCCTCGCCGATGACCGGCTGGGCTACTTCGCCACCACGCGCTGGGACTTCGGCGATGACACGCGGGTGGATCCCAAGGTGCACTACATCCACCGCTGGCGCCTGGAGAAGAAGGACCCCGCGGCCGCCCTCTCCGAGCCCAAGCAGCCCATCGTGTTCTGGCTGGACCGGAACATCCCGGAGAAATACCGGCCGGCCATCACCGAAGGCGTGCTGGCCTGGAACCAGGCCTTCGAGGAGCAGGGTTTCAAGAACGCCGTCCAGGTCAAGGTCCAGCCCGCCGATGCGGACTGGGATACCCACGATGCCCGCCACGCCTCCCTGCGCTGGCTCACGGGCACCGACATCGGCTTCGCCATCGGACCCAGCCAGGTGGATCCCCGCACCGGGGAGATCCTGGACGCCGATATCGGCATCGGGGAGGTCTGGGCTCGCGGCAGCCGCACGGAGGCCCGGGAGACCCTGCCGCCCAAGGCCCAGGACGCCTTCCTGTCCAGGCACGACCACAGCCTGTGCACCTATGCGGCGGAAGCCCACCAGGAGATGGGTTTCGCCCTCGACCTGCTGGAAACCCGGGGTGAGATCACTCCAGGCAGCCCCGAGGAGGATGCCTATGTGGCCGCCGTGCTCAAGGATGTGATCACCCACGAGGTGGGCCACACGCTCGGCCTGCGCCACAACTTCCGGGCCTCGACGATCTACTCCATGGAGCAGATCTCGAATCCGGAATTCACCAAGACCCACGGCCTGACGGGCTCCGTCATGGACTACAACGCGCTGAACCTGGCGCTCAAGGGCCAGCGTCAGGGCGAGTATGTGATGAGCACCCTGGGGCCCTACGACCACTGGGCCATCGAATACGGCTACAAGCCCCTGGCGGCTTCGGAGGAGAAGGGGGCCCTGGCCAAGATCGCCGCCCGCAGCTCCGAGCCCCAGCTGGCCTACGGTACGGACGAGGAGGCCCTCGGCTTCATGGGGCTCGAGGGCATGGATCCCGAAGTGAACCGCCGGGATCTGGGCTCCGACCCGCTGGCCTTCTACCAGAAGCGCCTGAGCCTCTCGAAGGAGCTCTGGGAGCGCCTGCAGGCCAAGACCTTCCGGGATGGCGAGGAATACCAGCCTCTGCGCCGCGGCCTGTTGAGGGCCCTGGGCCAGGTGGGGCTCTCGGCCAACCTGAGCGCCAAGTACATCGGCGGCGTGGTGCACCTGCGCGACCACGCGGGTACGGGCCGGGCCCCCATCACGCCGGTTCCCGCCGCCCGTCAGCGCCAGGCCTTGAAGCTGCTGGAGACCGGCATCTTCTCCGTCGACGCCTTCCGCTTCAAGCCCGAGTTCCTCTCCCGCCTCACCACCGACCGGTTCGGCGGCCCCCTGAACGCGGATCCCTCGCCCGCCCAGTGGGTGCTGCGCACCCAGGCCCAGGTGCTGGCCCAGCTGTTCCAACCCGCCGTGGCCCAGCGGGTCCTCGATGCGCCGGACAAGCTGGCGAACCCCAAGGAGGCCTTCCGTCTCTCGGAGCTCTATGACGCCTTGCAGAGCGCCATCTGGACGGAGCTGAAGAGCGGGCGCGAGGTCTCGGTCATGCGGCGCAACCTGCAGCGGGAGCACCTGCGCCAGCTGAGTGCCCAGGTGCTGCGGGCGAACCCCCTCACGCCCGCCGACGCGCGGGCCCTGGCCCGGGAGGCGCTGCGCGCCCTGCAGCCTTCGCTCAAGGCCGCTCCGACCAAGGCGGGCTTCAGCAAGGAGACCAAGGCGCACTTCGCCGACTGTCTCGCCATCATCGACGAGAGTCTGAAGGCCGGTCTGCAGCGCATGACGCTCTGA
- a CDS encoding DinB family protein — MFRRVDDFKTIWQQEAEKTLAVFAAIPDAAAHQAVDDQHRDLRRMAWHLVETVLELPQNLGLKVKGPVGLGPDGFIATPPPPTMAEVAAAYRAVSESLLDHIGSWSNTELGRNFTLYGETWTGAFALYVLVSHQTHHRGQMTVLMRQAGLHVPSIYGPTKEGWAAFGMDAPKV, encoded by the coding sequence ATGTTCCGTCGCGTGGATGACTTCAAGACCATCTGGCAGCAGGAGGCGGAGAAGACCCTGGCGGTCTTCGCGGCCATTCCCGATGCGGCGGCCCATCAGGCCGTGGACGACCAGCATCGCGACCTGCGGCGCATGGCCTGGCACCTGGTGGAAACCGTCCTGGAACTGCCCCAGAACCTGGGCCTGAAGGTGAAGGGGCCTGTGGGCCTGGGGCCCGACGGATTCATCGCCACGCCCCCCCCGCCCACCATGGCCGAGGTCGCCGCCGCTTACCGCGCCGTGAGCGAGTCCCTGCTGGATCACATCGGCAGCTGGAGCAACACCGAACTGGGCCGCAACTTCACCCTCTACGGCGAGACTTGGACCGGTGCTTTCGCGCTCTATGTCCTGGTCAGCCACCAGACCCACCATCGGGGTCAGATGACCGTCCTCATGCGCCAGGCCGGCCTGCATGTGCCCAGCATCTACGGCCCCACCAAGGAGGGCTGGGCGGCCTTCGGAATGGACGCTCCGAAAGTCTGA
- a CDS encoding YceI family protein, with amino-acid sequence MRHPFRVLLASLALAALPALAQDVYKIDPVHSEVSFKVGHLLAKTSGRFTKFNGTIKVDSANISKSSVEVTIESASITTDNEARDKHLKSPDFFDVEKFPTVTFKSTSVKEVAKGKLEVTGDFTMHGVTKRITFPITNAGTQPGMQPGSVVAGFVDGALSLNRSEFGIKTFPGVVGETVAISLNVEAGKVSASAKK; translated from the coding sequence ATGCGACACCCCTTCCGCGTCCTTCTCGCGTCCCTCGCCCTCGCGGCCCTGCCCGCCCTGGCCCAGGATGTCTACAAGATCGACCCCGTCCACAGCGAAGTCAGCTTCAAGGTCGGCCACCTTCTGGCCAAGACCAGCGGCCGCTTCACGAAGTTCAACGGGACCATCAAGGTGGACTCCGCGAACATCAGCAAGTCCAGCGTCGAGGTCACCATCGAGTCCGCCAGCATCACCACGGACAATGAGGCCCGCGACAAGCACTTGAAGTCCCCTGACTTCTTCGATGTCGAGAAGTTCCCCACCGTCACCTTCAAGAGCACCTCCGTGAAGGAAGTGGCCAAGGGCAAGCTGGAGGTCACCGGCGACTTCACCATGCACGGGGTCACCAAGCGCATCACCTTCCCCATCACCAATGCGGGAACCCAGCCCGGCATGCAGCCCGGCAGCGTGGTGGCCGGCTTCGTGGACGGCGCCCTCAGCCTCAACCGCAGCGAGTTCGGCATCAAGACCTTCCCCGGTGTCGTCGGCGAGACGGTCGCCATCAGCCTGAATGTCGAAGCCGGCAAGGTTTCCGCTTCCGCCAAGAAGTAA